TTCATGAGTAACCTTGTTTCCTCAGAAGGGTTAGGACTTGATGCGGTTTCAGAAGGAGAACTATTAACTGCAATTAAAGGTGGTGTCCCAAATGAAAAAATTGTTTTTCATGGTAACAATAAATCAGACAAAGAAATACAGTTCGCAGTTAAAAATAACATTAAAGTAATAGTAGATAATAATTATGACTTAGAAAGATTAGAGGTACTATCAAATTCATTAAATCGAGATTTAGAAATAATGATTCGCTTTACTCCTGGTATAGAATGCCATACTCATGAATATATAAGAACAGGATCATTTGATAGCAAATTTGGTTTCGGAATTGAATATTTAAATATTTTATTTGCCAAAATTAAAAATACAAAACATCTTAAATTAAAAGGATTGCATGCTCACATTGGTTCTCAAATTTTTGAACTAGAGCCGCATAAGGATCTGGGAGAAATAATGGTAAATGTTATTTTGGACGCCAAAAAGTTTGGCCATGATATTGAAAAATTAAATGTAGGTGGAGGTTTAGGCATTAAATATACAGAAAATGACGATCCCCCTTCAATTGATGAATGGGTGAAAACAATTTCCACCTCAGTTGTTAAAGCTTGCAAAAAACACAATTTAGATTTTCCTACATTGATGTGTGAGCCTGGAAGATCTATTGTATCTACTGCAGGAATAACAATTTACAAAATTGGGGCTTTTAAAGAAATCCCAGGAATAAGAACATATTTATCTGTTGATGGAGGGATGAGCGATAATCCAAGACCCATTACATATCAATCAAATTATTCTGCATGCTTGGTAAATAATCCCTTTAACAATAATTCCAAAAATAAATACACTATCGCTGGCAAGCACTGCGAATCAGGAGATGTATTGTTTAAGGAGATAGAACTAGCAGATTGCGAAACAGGAGATCTAATATGTGTTTTTGGTACTGGTGCATACAATTATTCAATGAGTTCTAACTACAACAGAATTCCGAGGCCAGCTGCTCTCTTGGTTTGTGATGGTGAAGCGGAGATTATTCAAAAAAGAGAAAGTCCATTGGATCTTTTAAAGTATGATGTCTTACCTGATCGCTTTATCAAACAAAATTAGGTACATTTAAATTAATTTTGTTTTTAATGTGAATTTCTGGGAGATTATAAATTTAAAGCTTTTATTAGATTTCTTATTCGCTGTTGGTTTTGGACTTTTATTATTTTCAAGAGTAAAAGAACAGAGAACATTATGGCTTTTAAGAGGATATTTATTTTTAGTTTCATCCGCATGGTTTATTCAAAGATATGCATACCTTCCATTAACATCAAAATTAATTGATGCTGCGGTACTAGCTTGCTCTCTTTCCTTAGCTATCCTTTGGCAGGGAGAACTAAGAAGATTAATGGAATTATTAGGTACTGGGAGGCTAGCTGTATTACTTGGAAATCCACCAAAGGAATTTAGAGCAACTTCAACTACTATTACTCAGTTAGTTGATACGGCAGGTAAACTCTCTCAGAATAGAAGAGGTGCCTTAATTGTTGTGGATTTGGGGAGTGATTTAAGGCCTGAAGATTTTTTATATTCAGGTACAAATATTGAAGCACAATTATCAACTGACCTTTTAATAAATCTTTTTGCAACAGATACACCATTACATGATGGAGCAGTTCTTGTGAAAGGTAACAAAATAATATCTGCTGGTGTAATACTGCCTCTCTCGAGGCAAGGAATCAGTAGATACGGCACAAGACATTTAGCTGCATTAGGCATTACAGAAAGATTTGACAGGTGTATTTGTATTGTTGTTTCTGAAGAGACAGGTACGTTATCATTAGCAAACCAAGGAAAACTTGAAAGGCCAATAACCAGCAGCAGGTTACAAGAACTTCTTGTGAATTTGATTGGTAATCAAAACTCTATTGGAGCAAGTAAATCATCTTTAAATAAGACTGCTTCATCCCAAAAAACCAAATCAAGTGATAATATTATCACTGATATTAATGAAAAAGAGACCAATAAATCAGAAAGCTTCACTAACTACAAGGATTAACTAATGATTTTTGGAAAAATAATTGACAAGAAAAATAATGAATTATCAAAAAAAATAGATAATAAAAAAGTGCCAGAACATGTTGCAATAATTATGGACGGGAATGGGAGATGGGCTACTAAAAAAGGATTACCTCGATCATTTGGGCATAACAAGGGTGTTAGTGTATTAAAAGAGGTTCTTAAAGTATCAAAAAATTTAGGTTGTAAAGTACTTACTGTTTATGCTTTTTCAACTGAAAATTGGACAAGACCAACAAAAGAGGTTGATTATCTCATAAATCTCTTTAACCAAGTTTTGAGAAACGAAATTCAAGAAATCCATCAAGAATTAATTAAAATAAAATTTATCGGGGATTTAACCCCTTTCCCAGAGGCTTTAAAAAAAATAATATATAGTTCAGAATCTCTAACTAAAAACAATAATTCTTTTTTATTAAATATTTGTATAAACTACGGAGGTAGGCAAGAAATAGTAAAAGTTGCAAAAGAATTAGCATTACAATCTTCTTCTGGAGAAATAAAACCAAGTGAAGTTAATGAAGAATTATTTAATTCAAAGCTATTAACTCAAGGAATTAAAGATCCAGAATTACTCATAAGAACTAGTGGAGAAAAAAGGATAAGTAATTTTCTTTTATGGCAATTAGCTTATTCAGAAATTTACATCTCAGAAGTACTCTGGCCAGACTTCAATGAATTCGAATTCCTTAAAGCAATAATTGATTATCAATCAAGGAATAGACGTTTCGGCGGTATAGAATCATTACACAATGAATCTTTTGAAGATTCTCAGTGTTCTTCCTAACAAAAAATGACTAATCAGTTATATACCAAAATTAGGTTCGATTGGGATAGAGAGGAGATATTAGAAATACTTAATATGCCTCTTATTGATTTAATGTGGGAATCACAAATTGTTCACAGGAAATTCAACAAATACAAAGTTCAATTAGCATCATTGTTCAGCGTAAAAACTGGAGGATGTGAGGAAAATTGTTCTTATTGTAGCCAATCAATTTATAGTTCTAGCGAAATCAAAAGTCACCCACAATTTCAAGTTGAACAGGTTCTAGCAAGTGCCCAAATAGCAAAGAAAGAGGGTGCAGAAAGGTTTTGTATGGGTTGGGCTTGGAGAGAAATTAGAGACGGGAAATCCTTTAATGCAATGTTAAAGATGGTAAGTGGGGTTAGAGATCTAGGAATGGAAGCATGCGTTACTGCTGGAATGCTCACTGATGAACAAGCATCAAGACTTGCTGAGGCAGGTTTAACAGCCTATAATCATAATCTTGATACTAGTCCAGAGTATTATAAAAATATTATTACGACTAGAACTTATCAAGACAGATTAGATACTATCAAGAGAGTAAGAAATGCAGGAATAAATGTATGTTGCGGAGGAATAATAGGCTTGGGGGAAACTAATGGTGATAGAGCATCTCTTTTGGAAGTCCTGTCAAACATGAATCCACACCCTGAAAGTGTTCCTATAAATTCATTAGTAGCTATTGAAGGTACTGGTTTAGAAGATAATCAAGAGATTGATTCGATTGAGATGATAAGAATGATAGCCACGGCAAGAATTCTTATGCCTAAAAGCAAAATAAGATTAAGTGCTGGGCGAGAGAAACTATCAAAAGAAGCCCAAATTTTATGTTTTCAATGCGGGGCAAATTCAATTTTTTATGGAGATGAGTTACTTACGACGTCAAATCCATCTTTTCAATCAGACAGAAAACTTCTAAAAGAGGTTGGCGTTCTATTCAATAAAGATTTTGAAACTTATAAAAAAACATTATCTTCTCGATGAAAGGCAAAAATTATAAAATAGTTTCTCTTTATTCTTTCTTCCCATTTCAAGAAAACTTAATTCTTGATCTCAAAAATAAATTATTAGAAATTGAAAAGGAAAAAGATCTTTCAGGTTTATTAATTTTTGCAAGTGAGGGTATTAATGGAACTATTTGTGCTGAGATAAATGTAATAGATATTGTTATGAATTTACTTAACAAATATATAGATAATAAAAAGTTGAATACAAAAGTAAACTTTTCAAAAAAGAAGGTCTTCAAAAAATTAAAAATAAAAATCAAGAAAGAAATAGTTACCATGGGTGTCCATGAGATAAATCCTTCACAAGATAATGGGACTTATATTGACTCATTTAATTGGAATAAATTAATTGAGAATCAAAATACAATAATTATTGATACCAGAAATTACTATGAGGTTTCTATAGGGACATTTCAGAACTCAATAAACCCAAATACGAGAAATTTTAGCGAATTTCCAAAGTGGGTAGATGATCATTTAGATAGTCATTTAGAAAATAAAGAATCTACAAATATAGCAATGTTTTGTACGGGAGGTATCAGATGTGAAAAAGCTACAAGTTTACTGAGAAAGAAAGGTTATAAAAATATTTATCACCTACAAGGTGGTATCCTTCAATACCTTGATGATATACCAGAAGAAAAAAACTTATTTGAAGGTGAATGTTATGTTTTTGATAAAAGAGTTGCTTTAAATCACGAATTAGAGAAAGGCTCCTACTTGATTTGTCATGCATGTGGAATGCCAGTTTCAATTCAAGATCAAAAAAGGAAAGAATATAGAAAGGGTATTCAATGTCATTACTGCATAAATCAATTCAGTGATGAAGATAG
The window above is part of the Prochlorococcus marinus CUG1415 genome. Proteins encoded here:
- the lysA gene encoding diaminopimelate decarboxylase; its protein translation is MEEKKSFLKQKIDLKSPNKNIVPITTSIGSDGKLSIGGCSIEELVKKYDSPLYILDEITLRNSCRAYKKALETYYPGKSLPIYASKANSSIFMSNLVSSEGLGLDAVSEGELLTAIKGGVPNEKIVFHGNNKSDKEIQFAVKNNIKVIVDNNYDLERLEVLSNSLNRDLEIMIRFTPGIECHTHEYIRTGSFDSKFGFGIEYLNILFAKIKNTKHLKLKGLHAHIGSQIFELEPHKDLGEIMVNVILDAKKFGHDIEKLNVGGGLGIKYTENDDPPSIDEWVKTISTSVVKACKKHNLDFPTLMCEPGRSIVSTAGITIYKIGAFKEIPGIRTYLSVDGGMSDNPRPITYQSNYSACLVNNPFNNNSKNKYTIAGKHCESGDVLFKEIELADCETGDLICVFGTGAYNYSMSSNYNRIPRPAALLVCDGEAEIIQKRESPLDLLKYDVLPDRFIKQN
- the cdaA gene encoding diadenylate cyclase CdaA, whose product is MNFWEIINLKLLLDFLFAVGFGLLLFSRVKEQRTLWLLRGYLFLVSSAWFIQRYAYLPLTSKLIDAAVLACSLSLAILWQGELRRLMELLGTGRLAVLLGNPPKEFRATSTTITQLVDTAGKLSQNRRGALIVVDLGSDLRPEDFLYSGTNIEAQLSTDLLINLFATDTPLHDGAVLVKGNKIISAGVILPLSRQGISRYGTRHLAALGITERFDRCICIVVSEETGTLSLANQGKLERPITSSRLQELLVNLIGNQNSIGASKSSLNKTASSQKTKSSDNIITDINEKETNKSESFTNYKD
- a CDS encoding isoprenyl transferase; protein product: MIFGKIIDKKNNELSKKIDNKKVPEHVAIIMDGNGRWATKKGLPRSFGHNKGVSVLKEVLKVSKNLGCKVLTVYAFSTENWTRPTKEVDYLINLFNQVLRNEIQEIHQELIKIKFIGDLTPFPEALKKIIYSSESLTKNNNSFLLNICINYGGRQEIVKVAKELALQSSSGEIKPSEVNEELFNSKLLTQGIKDPELLIRTSGEKRISNFLLWQLAYSEIYISEVLWPDFNEFEFLKAIIDYQSRNRRFGGIESLHNESFEDSQCSS
- the bioB gene encoding biotin synthase BioB, producing the protein MTNQLYTKIRFDWDREEILEILNMPLIDLMWESQIVHRKFNKYKVQLASLFSVKTGGCEENCSYCSQSIYSSSEIKSHPQFQVEQVLASAQIAKKEGAERFCMGWAWREIRDGKSFNAMLKMVSGVRDLGMEACVTAGMLTDEQASRLAEAGLTAYNHNLDTSPEYYKNIITTRTYQDRLDTIKRVRNAGINVCCGGIIGLGETNGDRASLLEVLSNMNPHPESVPINSLVAIEGTGLEDNQEIDSIEMIRMIATARILMPKSKIRLSAGREKLSKEAQILCFQCGANSIFYGDELLTTSNPSFQSDRKLLKEVGVLFNKDFETYKKTLSSR
- a CDS encoding rhodanese-related sulfurtransferase — encoded protein: MKGKNYKIVSLYSFFPFQENLILDLKNKLLEIEKEKDLSGLLIFASEGINGTICAEINVIDIVMNLLNKYIDNKKLNTKVNFSKKKVFKKLKIKIKKEIVTMGVHEINPSQDNGTYIDSFNWNKLIENQNTIIIDTRNYYEVSIGTFQNSINPNTRNFSEFPKWVDDHLDSHLENKESTNIAMFCTGGIRCEKATSLLRKKGYKNIYHLQGGILQYLDDIPEEKNLFEGECYVFDKRVALNHELEKGSYLICHACGMPVSIQDQKRKEYRKGIQCHYCINQFSDEDRKRFEERQKQIDRLKGASPIIDKN